A genome region from Amblyraja radiata isolate CabotCenter1 chromosome 2, sAmbRad1.1.pri, whole genome shotgun sequence includes the following:
- the LOC116966433 gene encoding metalloreductase STEAP4-like, whose product MDISSSNMITLNPTTNRKRLDQKQETICIFGTGDFGRSLGIRLLKSGHQVVFGSRNPQNSTLLPSGAQVLTHADALKESKIIFLAVHRENYDFLLALSNLLDGKVLVDVSNNLKMNQYPESNAQYLSQLLPKAIVVKGFNTVSAWALQSGSLDANSQVFICGDDNKSKQQVVDIARCLGLTPLDQGSLLAAEEVENYPLQLFPMWRYPFIISAGLTVFFFLYSVLIKIIYPYVQKNENKSYQLMVSIPNKIFPAVSLILLGLVYLPGVIAAFLQLYRGTKYKRFPNWLDKWMLCRKQLGLMSFAYGFLHVFYSLIIPLRYSTYLKNARYIIAQTKKNSTTDIAMVWIWRSDAFYASGVLGFSVFCLLGITSLSSVSNAMNWREFRFVQSKLGHVTVLLCTVHTALQGWNKFLNLSRYKWGLPPSYLLSMIIPCIVLALKLILITPCVDRMVTRIRQGWERKEKCSGNLNI is encoded by the exons ATGGACATCAGTTCATCGAACATGATCACACTTAATCCAACAACCAACAGAAAAAGGTTGGACCAGAAGCAGGAGACAATTTGCATTTTTGGCACTGGGGACTTTGGCCGATCTTTAGGTATAAGGCTACTCAAGTCAGGTCACCAAGTGGTATTTGGCAGTCGAAACCCACAGAATTCCACCTTGCTGCCAAGTGGAGCTCAAGTCCTTACCCACGCCGATGCCCTGAAAGAATCCAAGATCATTTTCCTGGcggttcacagggagaactatGATTTCCTCCTGGCTCTGTCCAATTTGCTTGATGGAAAAGTGCTGGTGGATGTGAGCAACAACCTCAAAATGAATCAATACCCAGAGTCCAATGCACAGTATCTATCTCAGCTGCTCCCCAAAGCTATTGTGGTGAAGGGGTTTAACACAGTTTCTGCCTGGGCCCTCCAGTCAGGCAGTCTGGATGCTAACAGTCAG GTTTTTATCTGTGGTGATGACAATAAATCCAAACAGCAGGTGGTGGATATTGCCAGGTGTTTAGGCCTCACTCCTTTAGACCAGGGATCTCTCCTAGCAGCTGAAGAAGTCGAGAACTATCCGCTACAGCTCTTTCCAATGTGGAGATACCCATTTATTATATCAGCTGGTCTCACTGTGTTCTTCTTCTTATACTCTGTGCTGATTAAAATCATCTATCCTTATGTACAAAAGAATGAAAATAAGTCCTATCAGTTGATGGTTTCCATACCCAATAAGATTTTTCCAGCTGTCTCTCTCATTCTGCTTGGGTTGGTTTACCTGCCAGGTGTGATTGCTGCATTCCTCCAGCTCTACCGAGGGACCAAATATAAGAGATTCCCTAACTGGCTTGACAAGTGGATGCTGTGTCGAAAACAACTTGGACTCATGTCCTTTGCCTATGGCTTCCTTCATGTATTCTATTCATTGATCATTCCACTTAGGTACTCAACTTATTTGAAAAATGCTCGATATATTATTGCACAG ACGAAAAAGAACTCAACCACAGACATAGCGATGGTCTGGATTTGGCGAAGTGATGCGTTTTACGCATCTGGAGTCTTGGGATTTTCAGTCTTCTGTTTGCTCGGAATAACCTCCCTTTCCTCTGTGAGCAACGCAATGAACTGGAGAGAATTCAGATTTGTTCAG TCAAAACTCGGCCACGTCACAGTGTTGCTGTGCACAGTACACACTGCTTTACAGGGCTGGAATAAATTTTTAAATCTCTCGCGTTATAAATGGGGTCTTCCGCCAAGTTACCTCCTGTCCATGATCATCCCATGCATTGTGCTTGCTCTAAAGCTGATCCTCATAACGCCATGTGTAGACAGAATGGTCACAAGAATACGACAAGGttgggaaagaaaagaaaaatgctCAGGCAATCTCAATATTTGA